The Helianthus annuus cultivar XRQ/B chromosome 16, HanXRQr2.0-SUNRISE, whole genome shotgun sequence genome includes a window with the following:
- the LOC118488159 gene encoding uncharacterized protein LOC118488159: MSTEETLIPSDFVEGTIRLPSIRKLTFKVHVNWWDSFDVMIAKDPNLNVYLIYDGWDNVVSYVPIYPDYYVVMRYIFEKNFQVVVYDLNGCEVLAPKRVYTPAAVNIPKPVPSIIEIPDSDAHTDHENDVDESDPDYNESIGYDSDDASSIITNSDSDGMDNDEEDVEVSDSEEDSKFDPDYHPIEFQWKYDRHFRLNSDVAEASRIDMTMEMCVQNLAGEDTMISFRAEAHGSGFRYEALQWRTKFTKPNGINHPTKCTFVYCQVQKKLILKKVVQ; this comes from the exons ATGTCTACGGAGGAAACT CTCATTCCATCTGATTTCGTTGAAGGAACAATACGTTTACCATCTATTCGCAAGTTAACATTCAAGGTCCATGTTAATTGGTGGGACAGTTTTGATGTGATGATTGCTAAAGACCCTAATCTTAACGTTTATTTGATTTACGATGGATGGGACAATGTTGTTTCGTACGTACCTATATACCCTGATTATTACGTTGTGATGAGGTACATTTTTGAGAAAAATTTCCAGGTGGTTGTTTATGACTTGAATGGTTGTGAGGTTCTCGCGCCGAAGCGTGTATACACGCCTGCTGCTGTAAACATACCTAAACCCGTTCCTTCAATTATTGAAATACCAGACTCTGACGCTCACACTGATCATGAAAATGATGTTGATGAATCTGATCCTGATTATAATGAGTCCATTGGATATGATTCAGATGATGCTTCTTCCATTATAACTAACTCTGATAGCGATGGGATGGACAATGACGAGGAGGATGTTGAAGTTTCGGATTCTGAAGAAGATAGTAAGTTTGATCCGGACTACCATCCTATTGAGTTTCAATGGAAGTACGACAGGCATTTT CGTCTTAATTCCGATGTTGCTGAAGCATCCAGAATTGACATGACTATGGAGATGTGTGTGCAGAACTTGGCTGGAGAGGATACGATGATTTCATTTCGTGCTGAAGCACACGGTAGTGGTTTTCGATATGAGGCTTTGCAATGGCGTACCAAGTTTACGAAACCAAATGGTATAAATCATCCTACCAAGTGCACGTTTGTTTATTGTCAAGTTCAAAAGAAGTTGATTCTCAAGAAGGTTGTCCAGTAG
- the LOC110915699 gene encoding kinesin-like protein KIN-14S: MKMVTSSCIFLFVPLELETLTMNMKLLKLDPDETLEKSPDSDAEHVEVQSEYEQQTLEESSNSDAEQDECNSEVQSEHEQQTLPICEKFEKLSNKVMNLRKDHMALCDEVKSITSDSFPGSEVWTALQSLGEEHEALKKKYQEECEWLKNRCQLECSERKRLYNEVIELKGNIRVFCRCRPLNHDEIAKGSTSVVEFNSAQESELKIIGSDSSKKQFKFDHIFRPEDNQVI, encoded by the exons ATGAAGATGGTGACTAG CTCTTGCATATTTCTCTTTGTCCCTCTTGAATTGGAAACCCTAACTATGAACATGAAGCTTTTGAAACTAGATCCGGATGAAACCCTAGAAAAATCGCCTGATTCTGATGCAG AACATGTTGAAGTGCAGTCTGAATATGAGCAGCAAACCCTAGAAGAATCCTCTAATTCTGATGCAG AACAGGATGAATGCAACAGTGAAGTGCAGTCTGAACATGAGCAGCAAACGCTTCCGATATGTGAGAAATTCGAAAAGTTGAGCAACAAAGTGATG AATTTGAGAAAAGATCATATGGCACTCTGTGACGAAGTTAAAAGTATAACTTCTGATTCTTTTCCTGGATCTGAAGTTTGGACTGCTCTTCAGAGTCTTG GTGAGGAACATGAGGCGTTGAAGAAAAAGTATCAAGAAGAATGTGAATGGTTGAAGAACAGATGTCAATTAGAGTGCTCGGAGAGAAAACGGTTATATAATGAAGTCATTgaa cttaaaggAAACATTAGGGTGTTCTGCAGATGTAGACCACTAAACCATGATGAGATCGCTAAAGGGTCAACTTCTGTTGTTGAATTTAATTCAGCTCAGGAAAGTGAACTAAAGATAATCGGATCCGATTCGTCCAAAAAGCAATTCAAGTTTGATCATATATTTAGACCTGAGGACAACCAAG TGATATAG